The Archangium primigenium DNA segment TCGCCGAGTTCGATTGGGCCCTGCTGCGCAAGGCCGCCGCGCTCAACGCCCCCACGGACGTGGTGCTGACCTTCCTGGACTACCTCGCCGCGGGCCACCGCTCCGCCCGACGCATCGAGCAGCTGACTCCCGAGGCGCACCGCCTCATCGAGGGCATCGAGCGGGTCGCCCAGTCCCCCGTGTCGCTGCTGTCCACGGGCTTCGGGTTTCGGAGCATCCTCGACCGGAGGGCGTGGTGAGCGGCATGGACGCGAAGGCCTTCGCCGAGCGGTTCCCCCAGCTCTTCCACATGGCGGAGGCGGGCAGCTGGCCGAGCATCCAGCGCCACGGGTTGTTGAGCACCTCGGCGCTCCTGGAGCTCTTCGAGGTCCAGGGCGAGCGCCGGGTGGCCCTGGAGGCGCGGCATCGGCCCGAGTCGGTCGCGCTCCAGCACCCCCGGCACGGGACGGCGGTCGTCCGGGACCAGAAGCCCATGGATGACCAGGGGCTCGCGCGGAGCCTGGGTGGGGGTTTGTCCCCGACGGACTGGTACCGGCTGCTCAACGCCCGGGTCTTCTTCTGGGTCAGCGCCGAGCGGCTCACCCGGCTGCTCGGGGCCCGAGCGTACCGGGACAAGCGGCAGACGGTGCTGACGGTGGACACCGCGCGGCTGCTGGCGCGTCACGAGGCGCGTGTCCTGCTCTCCCCCATCAACAGTGGGGCGACCAAGCCGTTCCCCGCGCCCCGGGGGCCGGACACCTTCCTGTCCCTGGCGCGCTACCCGTTCGCCTACTGGGACCAGAAGAGAAAGCGCCGGGAGCCGGTGGTGGAGCTGACCGTGGAACATTCCGTGCCCGACATCCGGGAGCTCGTGCTGCGGGTCGAGGACTACGAGGCGGGCCACCCCGTCGCGACCCCATAGCCCGAGCGGGCGGGAGTCAAGGGGGGAGCGGGCCGCTCGCCCTCGATGGGGCGGCTCGGCCATAATGGGGGGTACCCCGATGCGTGCACTCCTCCTGTCCGCCCTGTTGTCCGCCGCCCCGCCGCCCTCCGCCGCC contains these protein-coding regions:
- a CDS encoding DUF7002 family protein produces the protein MDAKAFAERFPQLFHMAEAGSWPSIQRHGLLSTSALLELFEVQGERRVALEARHRPESVALQHPRHGTAVVRDQKPMDDQGLARSLGGGLSPTDWYRLLNARVFFWVSAERLTRLLGARAYRDKRQTVLTVDTARLLARHEARVLLSPINSGATKPFPAPRGPDTFLSLARYPFAYWDQKRKRREPVVELTVEHSVPDIRELVLRVEDYEAGHPVATP